A stretch of the Amycolatopsis sp. BJA-103 genome encodes the following:
- a CDS encoding DNA cytosine methyltransferase: MTPVQPQLFTTAQIQMVDLFAGPGGLDVAAHWLGVHVDGIEWDDNACETRKAAGLGTKHADVRAYGPKDFPDATVLSGGPPCQTYTVAGGGAGRRALDTVLGFVEQMAAGEDISAELEKLHEDDERAGDDNRNGKERSGLVLEPLRWALEALDYEMPYEAIVLEQVPTVLPVWQAYADVLKERGYKVACGVLHTEEFGVPQTRRRAILIARLHGEASLPTPTHRRYYKGKDRSEGVAALKPWVTMSDALRNRDEPFEVVSNYGTGGNPKLRGRRRSDEPSATVTGKISRNRLYSSGWPKHELDRLTKDEAGLLQTFPADYPWSGKEIAQQVGNAIPPRLAAHVLAAALGVEFKAEDLDAVVAAKWDPGIYDRPQLPSMPIATPSEMDATPESRQPSSVVVQAPLRVVV, encoded by the coding sequence ATGACCCCTGTGCAGCCGCAGCTGTTCACGACTGCGCAGATCCAGATGGTGGACCTGTTCGCGGGGCCTGGCGGGCTGGACGTCGCCGCACACTGGTTGGGTGTGCACGTCGACGGCATCGAGTGGGACGACAACGCCTGCGAGACCAGAAAAGCCGCAGGCCTCGGCACCAAGCATGCCGACGTCCGGGCCTACGGGCCCAAGGATTTCCCCGATGCCACCGTGCTCTCGGGCGGACCGCCGTGCCAGACGTACACCGTCGCGGGAGGCGGTGCCGGTCGCCGTGCACTGGACACGGTCCTCGGCTTCGTCGAGCAGATGGCCGCAGGCGAAGACATCAGCGCCGAACTCGAGAAGCTGCACGAAGACGACGAACGCGCAGGCGACGACAATCGTAACGGCAAGGAACGTTCCGGCCTGGTGCTCGAGCCGTTGCGCTGGGCATTGGAAGCTCTCGACTACGAAATGCCTTACGAAGCCATCGTGCTGGAACAGGTTCCGACGGTCCTGCCGGTCTGGCAGGCATACGCCGATGTTCTGAAGGAACGTGGCTACAAAGTCGCCTGCGGTGTCTTGCACACTGAAGAGTTCGGAGTTCCGCAGACTCGCCGTCGCGCGATCCTCATCGCACGACTTCACGGCGAGGCTTCGCTGCCCACGCCAACGCACCGTCGGTACTACAAGGGCAAGGATCGGTCCGAGGGAGTAGCCGCTCTCAAGCCGTGGGTGACGATGTCCGACGCCTTGCGCAACCGGGACGAGCCGTTCGAAGTGGTTTCCAACTACGGAACCGGCGGCAATCCCAAGTTGAGGGGAAGGCGCAGGTCCGACGAGCCGTCTGCCACGGTCACCGGCAAGATCTCACGGAATCGGCTGTATTCGTCCGGCTGGCCCAAGCACGAGCTGGATCGGCTGACTAAAGACGAAGCCGGGCTCTTGCAGACCTTTCCCGCTGATTACCCCTGGTCCGGCAAGGAGATCGCGCAGCAGGTCGGCAACGCCATTCCGCCGCGCCTGGCCGCACACGTGCTCGCTGCGGCCTTGGGGGTCGAGTTCAAAGCCGAGGACCTTGACGCGGTTGTCGCCGCGAAGTGGGATCCGGGAATTTACGACCGACCTCAGCTGCCCTCGATGCCTATCGCGACTCCGTCCGAAATGGACGCTACTCCGGAGAGTCGGCAGCCTTCTTCCGTTGTCGTACAGGCGCCTCTTCGAGTAGTTGTCTGA
- a CDS encoding DUF6339 family protein: MSVENKADLPLVLGLLPNAAVAKFLTRGMQSGQEKPPLVALRKASISLPPTEARWGIAPIRELLDVAMERFAGRPVDADGWLAPRLHATLRMTRAEAADSRLWNFLSMIAAPDYVVWRHKGAEITPASRFSGPHYTQAFARLWWAAELFRNADDYSPVEVACSVQDVLNTTMRLDVIDHRPTAFAIIRVLEELKRSNVSRLGDRANALSSAVNTAGSTLLYDVLAPDEPVDQDAVHDWITEAEDMAPVHWDRLPDGPDDGEVSEDAVKVLMPLFRQLLEEAPVRQRKKAADSPE, from the coding sequence ATGAGTGTTGAAAACAAGGCCGACCTCCCGCTCGTTCTGGGTTTGTTGCCGAACGCGGCGGTGGCCAAGTTCCTGACTCGCGGTATGCAGTCAGGGCAGGAAAAACCGCCGCTGGTCGCCCTCCGCAAGGCATCGATTTCGCTTCCGCCGACGGAAGCCCGTTGGGGGATCGCGCCGATCCGGGAGTTGCTCGACGTGGCGATGGAGCGCTTCGCGGGAAGACCTGTGGACGCCGACGGCTGGCTGGCACCGAGACTGCATGCCACCCTGCGGATGACCAGGGCCGAAGCTGCCGACAGTCGCCTGTGGAACTTCCTCTCCATGATCGCGGCTCCGGATTACGTGGTGTGGCGCCACAAAGGCGCCGAGATCACGCCGGCCTCCCGGTTCAGCGGCCCGCACTACACCCAGGCCTTTGCCCGTCTGTGGTGGGCGGCCGAGTTGTTCCGCAACGCGGACGACTACAGCCCGGTGGAAGTCGCCTGCAGCGTTCAAGACGTCCTGAACACGACGATGCGCCTGGACGTCATCGACCATCGCCCGACCGCGTTCGCGATCATTCGCGTGCTCGAGGAGTTGAAGCGCTCGAACGTTTCACGTCTGGGAGACCGGGCCAACGCGTTGTCGTCCGCCGTGAACACGGCGGGGAGCACCCTGCTGTACGACGTTCTGGCGCCGGACGAGCCGGTGGATCAGGACGCGGTGCACGACTGGATCACCGAAGCCGAAGACATGGCCCCGGTGCACTGGGACCGTCTTCCCGACGGACCGGACGACGGCGAAGTCAGCGAGGACGCAGTCAAGGTCCTGATGCCCCTGTTCAGACAACTACTCGAAGAGGCGCCTGTACGACAACGGAAGAAGGCTGCCGACTCTCCGGAGTAG
- a CDS encoding helix-turn-helix domain-containing protein, with product MSAQQGEDFGPWLGRQLRRASKSQAELAQHLDLTRAAVSAWITGRAEPREEVKRRIAEFLGIDVASLHNRTADVVAKLPLEWHHRPAHADGGREYGNAAAFAFNADLAVLAREATQNSLDERHDPSKPVRVHYTLHELSGAHLDSFLEALQWDKLRPHYDKAASAEQKVSRSLRAALDDLDRTRSLLLLRVDDYNAAGLTGPEYSDGRFAAVVRRQLDSHKQSGKRAGGSYGLGKVTLWATSRFGLVLMNSTLSIPHEGRTERRVIGRLDLPWRTVDKTAYAGPAWFGEPDTTQSHKGVSRSWWADEESVRGLQLERSNAETGTSFLIVGAHDASGDAESLEEMHEKLVRSLADGFWAAMIGGDRAGALLEARVTTLRNGRVLVPEQQVNPHTHHPALSRALKAYLDNETVTERTAGDQVASVEVPLFVTPLKGEGRTQGKGARHSAVLLLTRAEGEERTNRVVCMRGNRMAILDRRPRDLPLGADAFQAVLLAGHATENEGEDVDLAEQFLRASEPPEHHKWDRTEELTSLYQRGALSRISEFLEEIDKAVRELVGRREIGHRGGPSVLKELLKLDGAAAGSRRAQGVPTVRSINAQLDDTGAWHVSVDIKLPNAEDPWLLTPVAKFDVRSGGRPAVEWSLLTPAKNCDIENGNLVVPPGMRSASFIGVTDPGSHPVQGRLSRLVVDVQKARGGVA from the coding sequence ATGAGCGCTCAGCAGGGTGAGGACTTCGGCCCGTGGCTCGGACGGCAGTTGCGCCGGGCATCGAAATCCCAGGCCGAGCTCGCGCAACATCTGGACTTGACCCGTGCCGCAGTATCCGCATGGATCACCGGACGCGCCGAACCACGCGAGGAAGTCAAGCGACGAATCGCCGAGTTCCTCGGCATCGACGTGGCCTCTCTGCACAACCGCACCGCGGACGTGGTCGCCAAGCTCCCGCTGGAGTGGCACCACAGGCCGGCACATGCGGACGGCGGACGTGAATACGGCAACGCCGCCGCCTTCGCCTTCAACGCCGACCTGGCCGTCCTCGCCCGCGAGGCGACCCAGAACTCGCTCGACGAACGCCATGATCCTTCCAAACCGGTCCGGGTCCACTACACATTGCACGAGTTGAGCGGCGCACACCTCGACTCGTTTCTCGAGGCGTTGCAGTGGGACAAGTTACGCCCGCACTACGACAAAGCCGCTTCGGCGGAACAGAAGGTCTCCCGAAGTCTGCGAGCGGCGCTGGACGACCTGGACCGAACCAGGTCGCTGCTGTTGTTGAGGGTGGACGACTACAACGCCGCCGGCCTCACCGGTCCCGAGTACAGCGACGGTCGCTTCGCGGCTGTCGTCCGAAGGCAGCTCGACAGCCACAAGCAGTCCGGCAAGCGAGCCGGCGGTTCCTACGGGCTCGGAAAAGTCACCCTGTGGGCCACCAGTCGCTTCGGTCTGGTCCTGATGAACTCGACGCTGTCGATTCCCCATGAGGGCCGGACCGAACGTCGTGTCATCGGCAGGCTCGACTTGCCTTGGCGAACCGTGGACAAGACGGCTTACGCGGGGCCCGCCTGGTTCGGAGAACCGGACACCACGCAGAGCCACAAGGGTGTCTCCCGGTCGTGGTGGGCGGACGAGGAGTCCGTTCGAGGGCTGCAGCTCGAACGCTCCAACGCGGAAACAGGCACGTCGTTCCTCATCGTCGGTGCGCATGACGCCTCCGGGGACGCGGAATCGCTGGAGGAGATGCACGAGAAGCTGGTGCGTTCGCTGGCCGATGGTTTCTGGGCCGCGATGATCGGTGGTGATCGGGCAGGCGCGCTGCTCGAAGCCCGCGTCACGACCTTGCGCAACGGCCGGGTGCTCGTACCCGAACAACAGGTCAATCCCCATACTCACCATCCCGCGCTGAGCAGAGCCCTCAAGGCGTATCTGGACAACGAGACCGTGACCGAGCGGACCGCGGGCGATCAAGTGGCCAGTGTCGAAGTACCACTGTTCGTCACCCCGCTGAAAGGCGAAGGTCGAACCCAAGGCAAAGGCGCAAGACACTCCGCCGTCCTTCTGCTCACCCGTGCCGAAGGGGAGGAACGAACCAACCGAGTGGTTTGCATGCGCGGCAACCGCATGGCGATTCTCGACAGGCGGCCCAGGGATCTCCCGCTGGGCGCCGACGCCTTCCAGGCCGTCCTTCTCGCAGGCCATGCGACCGAGAACGAAGGCGAAGACGTCGACCTCGCGGAACAGTTTCTCCGCGCGTCCGAGCCCCCTGAGCACCACAAGTGGGATCGCACGGAAGAACTGACGTCCCTGTACCAGCGAGGAGCCTTGTCCCGCATCAGCGAGTTCCTCGAAGAGATCGACAAAGCGGTACGCGAGCTTGTCGGGCGTCGGGAGATCGGCCATCGGGGTGGCCCGAGCGTTCTGAAGGAGCTGCTGAAACTCGACGGCGCCGCCGCCGGCAGCAGACGCGCACAGGGCGTGCCGACGGTCCGGAGCATCAACGCTCAGCTGGACGACACGGGCGCCTGGCACGTGAGTGTCGACATCAAGCTGCCCAACGCGGAAGACCCGTGGTTGCTGACACCGGTCGCCAAGTTCGACGTCAGGTCCGGCGGGCGCCCTGCCGTCGAGTGGAGCCTTCTCACCCCTGCGAAGAACTGCGACATCGAGAACGGCAACCTGGTAGTCCCGCCGGGGATGCGATCGGCCTCGTTCATCGGTGTCACGGATCCGGGAAGTCATCCTGTTCAAGGTCGCCTGTCCCGACTGGTCGTGGACGTCCAGAAGGCCCGCGGAGGTGTCGCGTGA
- a CDS encoding DEAD/DEAH box helicase, producing the protein MVDSAVSPVLVMIARLDGLALGTYAFDPDRIKEDANAERRIHQGGYGERQVYELVQNGADEMRAPEHRNGTIHVVLTETHMYCANDGAPISAQGADTILRMGVSQKSGSQIGRFGVGVKSVLTVTDTPQFFSRSGSFGFDAERSADEILAAVNDARIANGEKRLETVGDTPVLRLAWPLVEDHERSLDPVLDELMSAGAATVVRLPLAPGAGDLLGKDIVEFPRLFQVFSHHVRKMVLEDRRELPIVRREITVEHDGVRHVIHEARGGQKSRSEQYRVFSRSHQVSERTRIGAGELHDRVVIDMSWAVPEYSVTKNDHGQTVCQVPHERGEFWAFFPTEYATTLSGVVNAAWKTNEDRQHLLSGSELNIELLDATADLVLASLPDLVMLEDPAAYLPLLPGRAKESPNWACEYLTEKVWALAAVRPSLPDQDGVLRKPADLRVHPEKLSRIALTLWTEYAGRPKDWLHSSVDASGLRRGKVNHVLAAAGVEVETVVAWLEALVEDGTAVASAVAIRIVAHLDELAAEDVTFRTVATEARKAEIVLTESGDFVAASAGRVFRSNDEDGLTDDLVYVDRGISGDPTMIRELDRLGIREADAEGRFRSVIDQGFSGYGDEEWTRLWELWRTAGGVDLVSVVRDKSAKVSAGIRVRTTAGVFRPIGKCLLPGPVVPEDGSRDARLAVDVRFHSDDLPVLRELGMTDRPASGHRPENDSWFHEYHLWAHGEYCRELKATASRVQLQTVVLTGAPTMGSLHLFQELSDEGKAAFLAAAPEDGLVESWTRQIGSKVSTRMRVLSPVNWFLRTYGMVDTSMGLVAVCEAVGPQLSAFASLLPVAAISPDKARRLGMTVNVGDMDPQRWTEFLERVKSSTDDNFVGFAYALLSRFAPDLVEREEAMRCRVGQEWDLRARGDIAVATTAEEYAALVRENHPAMLADFPDEAERVEFMIRELGMRRFVDVIEKRLRPVYSRPAVPLTDEWPPLRQRLGTTVVQGCHLQWCSELEEVTRSPQGTRTVALKSARQDNTVLIVDGTSFEDALILVDREFGWNLGVSGCRRVIEAHHQQQKDSEVQARLTEIRESDSLVEKIAFLVGEENLRKGLPPGLIASETSETGQDPDAHRVAQLAYNAHDDGVLRVHAKDIAERFETAPANFDGGPAALRFVTDLGLPDVFAGVRIPAPPMREEAEGPTDFPRLHAFQEVIAGRLTFLLRSEHAERGMLSLPTAAGKTRLAAEGAIRWIREDGIPEGPILWISQTAELCEQAFQSWKHVWENVGPEQSLVIDRLWTTNSATPVTGRPHLVIATDAKLRMCLGTDEYAWLRNASAVFVDEAHVAISREYTSILEHLGLTHRETSRHLVGLTATPFRNDAELTRRLVQRFGKVRLDEGVFSGEPISDLQDLGVLARVEHRELVGADIQLDPDELGGIKGFLPRSAELRLAEDEARNKLLVEEIAALPEDWPVLVFATSVGHAKFLAAKLGDRGVRSAAIDSATPMPERRQRIESFRQGRLRALTNYGVLSQGFDAPATRAVVIARPVYSPNDYQQMIGRGLRGSRNGGKDTCLILDVRDNIRNFHQDLAFTKFDYLWQRGQR; encoded by the coding sequence ATGGTCGACAGTGCGGTCAGCCCCGTGCTTGTCATGATCGCCAGGCTCGATGGCCTGGCGTTGGGGACCTATGCGTTCGATCCCGACCGCATCAAGGAGGACGCCAACGCCGAGCGCCGTATCCACCAAGGCGGCTACGGAGAACGCCAGGTGTACGAGCTGGTGCAGAACGGTGCGGACGAGATGCGGGCGCCCGAACACCGGAACGGGACGATCCACGTCGTTCTCACCGAAACCCACATGTACTGCGCGAACGACGGCGCGCCTATTTCGGCGCAGGGAGCGGACACCATCCTCCGCATGGGGGTATCGCAGAAGAGCGGCAGTCAGATCGGCCGCTTCGGTGTCGGCGTGAAGTCGGTGCTGACCGTGACCGACACTCCGCAGTTCTTCAGCCGCTCCGGCTCGTTCGGGTTCGACGCGGAGCGTTCCGCCGACGAGATCCTCGCGGCCGTCAATGATGCGCGGATCGCAAACGGCGAGAAGCGACTGGAAACGGTGGGCGACACTCCGGTGCTGAGGCTCGCTTGGCCGCTGGTCGAGGACCACGAACGTTCGCTCGATCCCGTCCTCGACGAGCTGATGAGCGCGGGAGCGGCCACCGTCGTCCGGCTACCGTTGGCGCCCGGCGCCGGTGATCTGCTCGGGAAGGACATCGTCGAGTTCCCCCGCCTGTTCCAGGTGTTCTCGCACCACGTCCGCAAGATGGTGCTCGAGGATCGCAGGGAGTTGCCGATCGTCCGTCGTGAGATCACCGTCGAGCACGATGGCGTGCGGCACGTGATCCACGAGGCCCGGGGCGGTCAGAAGTCTCGCTCGGAGCAGTACCGCGTGTTCTCCCGATCCCACCAGGTCAGCGAGCGCACACGGATCGGCGCGGGTGAACTGCACGATCGGGTCGTGATCGACATGTCGTGGGCTGTTCCGGAGTACTCGGTGACGAAGAACGACCATGGGCAGACCGTGTGTCAGGTGCCGCATGAGCGGGGAGAGTTCTGGGCTTTCTTCCCGACCGAGTATGCGACGACGCTCAGTGGCGTCGTCAATGCCGCGTGGAAGACCAACGAGGACCGACAGCACCTCTTGTCCGGAAGCGAACTCAACATCGAGCTGCTCGATGCCACCGCCGACCTCGTGCTCGCCTCACTGCCGGATTTGGTGATGCTCGAAGACCCTGCTGCGTACTTGCCGCTGTTGCCGGGGCGTGCCAAGGAGTCGCCGAACTGGGCGTGCGAGTACTTGACCGAGAAGGTCTGGGCACTCGCGGCTGTCCGGCCCTCGCTCCCTGATCAGGACGGGGTTCTGCGCAAACCCGCGGACCTGCGCGTTCACCCGGAAAAGTTGAGCCGAATCGCGCTGACGCTGTGGACCGAATACGCCGGTCGGCCGAAGGACTGGCTGCACAGTTCGGTGGACGCGAGTGGATTGCGCCGAGGGAAAGTGAACCACGTACTCGCCGCGGCGGGCGTGGAGGTGGAAACCGTCGTCGCGTGGCTGGAGGCACTGGTCGAGGACGGGACAGCGGTCGCGTCCGCCGTCGCCATCCGGATCGTGGCGCACCTTGACGAACTCGCCGCCGAGGACGTCACGTTCCGAACGGTCGCGACGGAGGCAAGGAAGGCCGAGATCGTCCTGACCGAGAGCGGTGATTTCGTCGCCGCGTCCGCCGGCCGCGTTTTCCGGTCCAACGACGAGGACGGTCTTACCGATGACCTGGTGTACGTGGACCGCGGGATCTCGGGTGACCCGACGATGATCCGGGAACTCGACCGGCTCGGGATCCGCGAAGCCGACGCGGAGGGACGCTTTCGCAGCGTCATCGACCAGGGCTTCTCTGGTTACGGTGATGAGGAGTGGACTCGGCTCTGGGAGCTGTGGCGCACCGCGGGTGGTGTGGACCTCGTGAGTGTGGTGCGCGACAAGTCGGCAAAGGTGTCCGCCGGGATCCGGGTCAGGACCACTGCCGGGGTGTTTCGCCCGATCGGCAAGTGCCTGCTGCCGGGGCCGGTGGTGCCGGAGGACGGTTCGCGTGACGCCAGGTTGGCTGTCGACGTCCGCTTCCACTCCGATGACCTGCCGGTGTTGCGCGAACTCGGTATGACCGATCGACCGGCCTCCGGTCATCGGCCGGAAAACGACAGCTGGTTCCACGAGTACCACCTGTGGGCGCACGGCGAGTACTGCCGGGAACTGAAGGCGACGGCCAGCAGGGTGCAACTTCAGACGGTCGTGCTGACCGGAGCGCCGACCATGGGGTCACTGCACCTGTTCCAGGAACTGTCCGATGAGGGCAAGGCCGCGTTCCTGGCGGCGGCGCCCGAGGACGGGCTTGTCGAGTCCTGGACTCGACAGATCGGCAGCAAGGTGAGTACTCGGATGCGGGTGCTTTCGCCGGTCAATTGGTTCCTGCGTACCTACGGCATGGTCGACACCTCGATGGGACTGGTCGCCGTATGCGAGGCAGTCGGCCCTCAGCTGAGCGCGTTCGCCTCCCTGCTTCCTGTCGCGGCGATCAGCCCCGACAAGGCTCGGCGGTTGGGGATGACCGTCAACGTCGGTGACATGGACCCGCAGCGCTGGACCGAGTTCCTCGAACGGGTGAAGTCCAGTACCGACGACAATTTCGTGGGTTTCGCCTACGCCCTCCTCTCCCGGTTCGCTCCGGACCTTGTCGAGCGGGAAGAGGCCATGCGCTGCCGGGTAGGCCAGGAGTGGGACCTCCGTGCTCGTGGTGATATCGCGGTCGCCACGACCGCGGAGGAATACGCGGCACTGGTCCGGGAGAACCATCCTGCGATGCTGGCGGATTTCCCGGACGAGGCCGAGCGGGTCGAGTTCATGATCCGTGAGCTCGGGATGCGTCGTTTCGTCGACGTCATCGAAAAGCGGCTGCGTCCGGTCTACAGCAGGCCCGCCGTCCCGCTCACCGACGAGTGGCCGCCGCTTCGACAGCGACTGGGAACGACCGTGGTCCAGGGGTGCCACCTGCAGTGGTGCAGTGAGCTCGAAGAAGTGACCCGCAGCCCTCAGGGCACTCGAACCGTCGCCTTGAAGAGCGCCCGACAGGACAACACGGTGCTGATAGTCGACGGCACGTCGTTCGAGGACGCTCTCATTCTCGTCGACAGGGAATTCGGGTGGAATCTCGGAGTCTCCGGCTGTCGGAGGGTGATCGAGGCGCATCACCAGCAGCAGAAGGACAGCGAAGTCCAGGCTCGGCTCACCGAGATCCGCGAAAGTGACAGCCTTGTGGAGAAGATCGCCTTCTTGGTCGGCGAGGAGAACCTGCGTAAGGGACTTCCTCCGGGGCTGATCGCCAGTGAGACCTCTGAGACCGGGCAGGACCCGGATGCCCACCGGGTGGCGCAGCTGGCGTACAACGCGCACGACGACGGCGTGCTTCGGGTGCACGCCAAGGACATCGCCGAAAGGTTCGAGACTGCTCCGGCGAACTTCGACGGCGGCCCTGCCGCACTGCGGTTCGTGACCGATCTCGGGCTCCCCGACGTGTTCGCGGGTGTACGGATTCCTGCTCCGCCCATGCGTGAGGAAGCCGAGGGGCCGACTGATTTTCCTCGGCTGCACGCCTTCCAGGAGGTGATCGCAGGCAGGCTGACCTTTCTGCTGCGGAGCGAACACGCCGAGCGCGGGATGCTGAGTCTTCCGACCGCGGCAGGCAAGACGCGTCTCGCGGCCGAAGGCGCGATCCGGTGGATCCGGGAGGACGGGATTCCAGAGGGGCCGATTTTGTGGATCTCGCAGACCGCCGAGCTCTGCGAGCAGGCCTTCCAGTCGTGGAAGCATGTCTGGGAGAACGTCGGTCCCGAGCAGTCTTTGGTCATCGACCGACTGTGGACGACGAATTCCGCCACCCCCGTCACGGGCAGGCCGCACCTCGTCATCGCCACTGACGCGAAGTTGCGAATGTGTTTGGGTACGGATGAATACGCATGGTTGCGCAACGCTTCGGCCGTTTTCGTCGATGAGGCACACGTGGCGATCTCCCGCGAGTACACCTCCATTCTCGAGCACCTCGGACTCACCCACCGCGAGACCTCACGGCACCTCGTGGGGCTGACGGCCACGCCGTTCCGCAACGACGCCGAGCTGACCAGGCGTTTGGTGCAGAGGTTCGGCAAGGTCCGCCTCGACGAGGGTGTCTTCTCCGGCGAGCCCATTTCCGACTTGCAGGACCTGGGAGTCCTTGCGCGCGTCGAACACCGTGAACTGGTCGGCGCGGATATCCAGCTCGATCCGGACGAGCTTGGTGGGATCAAGGGATTCCTGCCGAGGAGTGCGGAGCTGCGCCTCGCGGAAGACGAGGCTCGCAACAAACTCCTCGTGGAGGAGATCGCCGCGTTGCCCGAGGACTGGCCGGTTCTCGTGTTCGCGACGTCAGTCGGCCACGCCAAGTTCCTGGCCGCCAAACTCGGCGACCGGGGTGTCCGCTCCGCCGCGATCGATTCCGCGACTCCGATGCCGGAGCGACGTCAGCGCATCGAGTCGTTCCGGCAGGGCCGACTCCGGGCTCTCACCAACTACGGCGTGCTCTCGCAGGGCTTCGACGCGCCGGCGACCCGCGCCGTCGTCATCGCCCGGCCTGTGTACAGCCCGAACGACTACCAGCAGATGATCGGGCGTGGCCTGCGTGGAAGTCGCAACGGAGGCAAGGACACCTGCCTCATCCTCGATGTGCGCGACAACATCAGGAACTTCCATCAGGACCTCGCGTTCACGAAGTTCGACTATCTCTGGCAGAGGGGACAGCGGTGA
- a CDS encoding UvrD-helicase domain-containing protein produces the protein MTESEGEGVELTPAQRSVVTSARDDKLLVPAQAGAGKTTTLIRRIEHLMTAEGTAASEILIWTFSRAAAQVLRTRAGRSVVAGRRVRAQTFDSWASSLLLEAGYRPEDLSGFGFDRRIELATAAIEDGVVEETERGAPAHVIIDEVQDLVGPRREMVESFLDRFPDMGFTVVGDSAQSIYGFQVSDPQARAEEAGLFFRWLRATFGDELREVVLAENFRARTVEARCALPCGESLQRLSDILQADLEAVAALVRDIHSRLAEVASFGRLDTPFAQDSLRDFAGTTAILCRDNAQVLLMSEKLGQLDVPHRVQRSPRSGVVPAWVAGLITATGAVALGRERFEQLLTELEMPANIDIDETWRSLRTVAAGARNQLDLEALRRAAAEGRLPDELSTLPSHQTLVSTVHRAKGLEFDRVLIAGFDATARRRIGEPDTLAEARLLYVAMTRPRDDLYRVECPDTWTLRKGEHLPTPVGRWYVGGRERWKRVGVEGIETDVCHEVPAGVREPETDPVAAQKYLLDSVRPGSTVVLRRLHDLPSSPTETPPYGIFHADTPIGEVSKKFRQDLWRLLKRSAGFRVKQWPYLITGLKIDCVETVAGSTAVTERHGLGGRGVWLAPRLGGLGRFDWTHAERVPEGQDIL, from the coding sequence GTGACAGAGTCAGAGGGGGAGGGCGTTGAGCTCACCCCAGCTCAGCGGAGTGTCGTGACCAGCGCCCGTGACGACAAACTGCTGGTTCCGGCACAAGCAGGCGCGGGCAAGACCACCACCTTGATCCGCCGAATCGAACATTTGATGACGGCGGAGGGAACCGCGGCATCGGAGATCTTGATCTGGACCTTTTCCCGCGCGGCAGCACAGGTCTTGCGTACCCGTGCAGGCCGGAGCGTTGTCGCGGGTCGACGGGTGCGTGCCCAGACCTTCGACAGTTGGGCTTCGTCTCTCCTACTCGAAGCGGGCTATCGACCTGAAGACCTCTCGGGCTTTGGGTTCGATCGACGGATCGAGCTCGCCACCGCCGCGATCGAAGACGGAGTCGTCGAGGAGACCGAACGAGGCGCGCCCGCCCATGTGATCATCGACGAGGTGCAGGACCTTGTCGGACCGCGGCGGGAAATGGTCGAATCGTTCCTCGACAGGTTCCCTGACATGGGTTTCACCGTCGTCGGGGACTCCGCCCAGTCGATCTACGGGTTCCAGGTGTCCGACCCGCAGGCGCGGGCTGAGGAAGCGGGCCTGTTCTTCAGGTGGCTGCGTGCCACTTTCGGGGACGAGCTGCGCGAAGTCGTTCTTGCCGAGAACTTTCGTGCCCGTACCGTCGAGGCACGCTGTGCGCTGCCTTGTGGAGAAAGTCTGCAACGTTTGTCGGACATTCTCCAGGCGGACCTGGAGGCGGTGGCCGCGCTTGTCCGAGATATCCATTCTCGCCTCGCGGAAGTCGCTTCGTTTGGAAGGCTCGACACGCCATTCGCGCAGGACTCCTTGCGAGACTTCGCCGGTACGACGGCGATCCTCTGCCGGGACAACGCTCAGGTGCTTCTGATGTCCGAAAAGCTCGGGCAGCTCGATGTCCCGCACCGTGTCCAGCGATCTCCGCGATCCGGTGTCGTTCCTGCTTGGGTGGCGGGATTGATCACCGCGACCGGTGCTGTGGCCTTGGGTCGGGAACGGTTCGAACAGCTTCTGACCGAGCTGGAGATGCCTGCAAACATCGACATCGACGAGACGTGGCGCTCGTTGCGGACTGTCGCGGCGGGCGCACGCAACCAACTCGATCTGGAGGCCTTGCGAAGGGCAGCCGCTGAAGGGCGACTGCCTGATGAACTGTCCACGCTTCCCTCGCATCAGACCCTCGTGTCCACCGTCCATCGAGCCAAGGGGCTGGAGTTCGACCGTGTGCTGATCGCGGGGTTCGACGCGACCGCACGGCGACGGATCGGTGAGCCCGACACATTGGCCGAGGCACGGCTTCTCTACGTAGCCATGACGCGGCCTCGGGACGACTTGTATCGCGTCGAATGCCCTGACACATGGACTTTGCGCAAGGGAGAACACCTGCCGACGCCGGTCGGGCGCTGGTACGTGGGAGGCCGCGAGCGTTGGAAGCGCGTCGGCGTGGAAGGTATCGAGACGGACGTGTGCCACGAGGTGCCTGCCGGTGTGCGTGAGCCCGAGACCGACCCCGTGGCGGCGCAGAAGTATCTGCTCGACTCGGTTCGTCCTGGCAGCACAGTGGTGTTGCGCAGGCTGCACGACCTGCCTTCGTCGCCGACCGAAACGCCACCGTACGGCATCTTCCACGCGGACACGCCGATCGGCGAAGTCTCCAAGAAGTTCCGACAAGACCTGTGGCGTCTGCTCAAGAGGTCCGCGGGCTTCCGGGTGAAACAGTGGCCGTACCTGATCACCGGCCTGAAAATCGACTGTGTCGAAACGGTTGCCGGTTCGACCGCGGTCACCGAACGCCACGGTCTCGGTGGCCGAGGCGTATGGCTCGCTCCTCGCCTGGGTGGCCTCGGCCGATTCGACTGGACCCACGCCGAACGGGTCCCGGAAGGACAGGACATCCTGTGA